GCGATTTCATGAGCTGATGTGTTAAATTTGAATACTTTCTTAACCTTTAACATTTCAAAATTACAATGACATTCTGTTGAAATATTGTAGTTAGAGAACAAGAATGAAATAATAATAATTTATTTTTTCAAGCATAAAACAGGCATCTTTTTGATGCCTGTTTTATTAATTCAATTCAGCAGATTATCCCTGAACGGGGAAATCTTTCATAAGTTTTTTCACTCCTTTATTGATTCTTTTTTCCAGATGGTTTGGATTGGTTACATCACCCGTGATTGCCTTTTGCCAGATGATGTTTCCGGTTTTTGTATCAACAACATCAAGGATTAATGTTCCGTCTGTATTATTGCTGGAAGATGGATATCCGCCGTAACCACCGTAACCATACCCGCCATAGTAAGGCATTCCGTAACCGAATCTGCCAAAACCCATCATCGGATAGCCCATCATAGGGTAACCACCACCATAATAATTTCTACGAACACGCTGGGTATAGGTATGAAATTGCAGAAGTAAATCAGGATTCTGCGTTTCTCTCACTAAACCTTTACCATTTAAAGCTGCGTCAAACGCTTGTTGGATACGTTGGCGGGAATATGTGCTGCTGTACATTGGATTCTGATTTTTTTTCATATCCGGTACAATCCAGTTGTAAGTGTGCGCCGTTACGCAACTCATTGTTCTTGGTTTTGAATTATTTGCAAAAACCATTGTGCTGAA
The nucleotide sequence above comes from Dyadobacter subterraneus. Encoded proteins:
- a CDS encoding DUF4136 domain-containing protein, with product MKKSLILLAVLSIFSTMVFANNSKPRTMSCVTAHTYNWIVPDMKKNQNPMYSSTYSRQRIQQAFDAALNGKGLVRETQNPDLLLQFHTYTQRVRRNYYGGGYPMMGYPMMGFGRFGYGMPYYGGYGYGGYGGYPSSSNNTDGTLILDVVDTKTGNIIWQKAITGDVTNPNHLEKRINKGVKKLMKDFPVQG